The Azospirillum brasilense genome window below encodes:
- the rseP gene encoding RIP metalloprotease RseP, with product MDVMGGFGTTLLSFLLVLTVLVFVHELGHYLVARRNGVRIEVFSIGFGPELFGWTDRSGTRWKFSAIPLGGYVKMFGDADPASTPGAHTQSMSAEEQAVSFHHKRLGQRAAIVAAGPIANFLFSIVVLAVLFATAGQSFTPPDVGGVQPGSAAERAGLQPGDLIVSINGSGIQRFEEIRQIVSMQPGAPLEMVVQRDGRSVNLTATPDVREVTDRLGNTHRIGQLGIMRGGAETKRHDPFTALWQAGREVVGMVSGTFVALGQMIEGSRGTEELGGPLRIAQMSGEVAQSGWYPLIWFMTFLSVNLGMINLFPVPLLDGGHLMFYALEGLRGRPLGPKAQEYGFRIGLALVLTLMVFATWNDLVQLRVVDFFRGLIS from the coding sequence ATGGACGTCATGGGCGGCTTCGGGACCACGCTTCTGTCTTTTCTGCTGGTCCTCACCGTGCTCGTGTTTGTGCACGAACTCGGTCACTACCTCGTGGCGCGCCGCAACGGCGTGCGCATCGAGGTCTTCTCCATCGGCTTCGGACCTGAGCTGTTCGGTTGGACCGACCGTTCCGGGACGCGCTGGAAGTTCAGCGCGATCCCGCTCGGCGGCTATGTGAAGATGTTCGGCGACGCCGACCCGGCAAGCACGCCCGGCGCCCACACCCAGAGCATGAGCGCCGAAGAGCAGGCGGTGTCCTTCCACCACAAGCGGCTCGGCCAGCGGGCGGCCATCGTGGCGGCGGGCCCCATCGCGAATTTCCTGTTTTCCATCGTCGTGCTGGCCGTCCTCTTCGCCACCGCCGGCCAGTCCTTCACCCCGCCGGACGTCGGTGGCGTGCAGCCGGGCAGTGCGGCGGAGCGCGCCGGCCTGCAGCCGGGCGACCTGATCGTGTCGATCAACGGCAGCGGCATCCAGCGATTCGAGGAGATCCGGCAGATCGTCTCGATGCAGCCAGGGGCGCCGCTGGAGATGGTGGTGCAGCGCGACGGGCGTTCGGTCAATCTGACGGCGACTCCGGACGTGCGCGAGGTCACCGACCGACTCGGCAACACGCACCGCATCGGCCAGCTCGGCATCATGCGCGGTGGGGCGGAAACGAAACGCCACGACCCGTTCACCGCCCTGTGGCAGGCGGGACGGGAGGTCGTCGGCATGGTGTCCGGCACCTTCGTGGCGCTCGGCCAGATGATCGAGGGCTCGCGTGGCACCGAGGAACTGGGCGGGCCGCTGCGCATCGCCCAGATGTCCGGCGAGGTCGCGCAATCCGGCTGGTACCCGCTGATCTGGTTCATGACCTTCCTGTCCGTGAACCTCGGCATGATCAATCTGTTTCCGGTTCCGCTGCTTGACGGCGGCCATCTGATGTTCTACGCCCTTGAAGGACTCCGTGGGCGTCCTCTCGGACCTAAAGCACAAGAATACGGTTTCCGCATCGGGCTTGCTTTGGTATTAACGCTCATGGTTTTCGCCACGTGGAACGATCTCGTTCAGCTTCGCGTGGTGGATTTCTTTAGGGGGCTGATATCCTGA
- a CDS encoding isoprenyl transferase, which translates to MRDAEDSRPLRPPAHVAVIMDGNGRWAKSRGLPRTAGHKKGVDAVRRTVEAAGDLGIGYLTIFSFSSENWRRPEEEVSDLMQLLRFYLRSEIADLHRNGVRLRVIGDRARLSKDIVGLIDNAETLTRDNRKLTLVVALSYGSRQEITLAARRLAEEVKAGTLDPADITEDRLSERLFTADIPDPDLIVRTSGEKRISNFLLWQAAYAELVFVDTLWPDFSKRDLEAAIEEFHRRERRFGATTGTR; encoded by the coding sequence ATGCGCGACGCGGAAGACAGCCGCCCCCTGCGCCCGCCCGCGCACGTGGCCGTGATCATGGACGGCAACGGGCGTTGGGCGAAGTCCAGAGGGCTGCCCCGCACCGCCGGCCATAAAAAGGGCGTGGACGCCGTCCGCCGGACGGTCGAAGCTGCGGGCGACCTGGGGATCGGCTACCTGACGATCTTCAGCTTCTCGTCCGAGAACTGGCGTCGGCCGGAGGAGGAGGTGTCCGACCTCATGCAGCTCCTGCGCTTCTACCTGCGCAGCGAGATTGCCGACCTCCACCGGAACGGCGTGCGCCTGCGCGTCATCGGCGACCGGGCCCGCCTGTCCAAGGACATCGTCGGCCTGATCGACAACGCCGAGACTCTGACTCGCGACAACCGCAAGCTGACCCTGGTGGTGGCGTTGAGCTACGGCTCCCGCCAGGAGATCACGCTGGCGGCGCGGCGTCTGGCCGAAGAGGTGAAGGCGGGGACGCTCGACCCCGCGGACATCACCGAGGACCGGCTGTCCGAACGCCTGTTCACCGCCGACATTCCGGACCCCGACCTGATCGTCCGCACCAGCGGCGAGAAGCGCATCAGCAACTTCCTGCTCTGGCAGGCGGCGTATGCCGAGCTGGTCTTCGTGGACACGCTCTGGCCTGACTTTTCCAAGCGTGACCTGGAGGCGGCGATTGAAGAGTTCCACCGACGGGAACGTCGCTTCGGCGCAACCACCGGCACCCGCTAA
- a CDS encoding 1-deoxy-D-xylulose-5-phosphate reductoisomerase, protein MVVKAEGAGDAPRRVTIFGSTGSVGTQTVDLVARDPERFAVEALTANRNVALLAEQARQLRPKLAVVADPAAYADLKEALAGTGVEAAAGPQAVAEAAERPADWVMAAIVGAAGLEPTLAAVRRGACVAFANKEVLVCAGALMMEEVRRHGATLLPVDSEHSAIYQVFDFDRLDSVQRLILTASGGPFRTRDRAFMAAATREQAVAHPTWEMGAKISIDSATMMNKGLEIIEAHFLFGVSEEKIDVLVHPQSVVHSLVEYVDGSVLAQLGTPDMRTPIAYALGWPARIPTPAERLDLVKAATLTFEAPDPERFPALRLARAALQSGGGAPTILSAANEVAVQAFLDRRIGFLDIERIVEGVLGTLPHRPLRDLGAVRDTDAEARRVAAERVEALAR, encoded by the coding sequence ATGGTTGTGAAGGCTGAAGGGGCGGGGGATGCGCCGCGCCGTGTGACGATCTTCGGTTCGACCGGGTCGGTCGGCACGCAGACGGTGGATTTGGTCGCCCGCGATCCGGAGCGCTTCGCGGTGGAGGCGCTGACCGCCAACCGCAACGTCGCCCTTCTCGCCGAACAGGCGCGGCAACTCCGCCCGAAGCTGGCCGTGGTCGCCGACCCCGCCGCCTACGCCGACCTCAAGGAGGCGCTGGCCGGTACCGGCGTGGAGGCCGCCGCCGGGCCGCAGGCTGTGGCCGAGGCCGCGGAGCGTCCCGCTGACTGGGTGATGGCGGCCATCGTCGGCGCCGCCGGGCTGGAGCCCACGCTGGCCGCCGTGCGCCGCGGCGCCTGCGTCGCCTTCGCCAACAAGGAGGTGCTGGTTTGCGCCGGCGCCCTGATGATGGAGGAGGTGCGCCGCCACGGCGCCACCCTGCTGCCGGTCGACAGCGAGCATTCGGCAATCTACCAGGTCTTCGACTTCGACCGGCTGGACAGCGTTCAGCGCCTGATCCTGACGGCGTCCGGCGGCCCCTTCCGGACCAGGGACCGCGCCTTCATGGCCGCGGCGACGCGCGAGCAGGCGGTTGCCCACCCGACCTGGGAGATGGGCGCCAAGATCTCTATCGACAGCGCCACCATGATGAACAAGGGGCTGGAGATCATCGAGGCGCATTTCCTCTTCGGCGTCTCCGAAGAGAAGATCGACGTGCTGGTTCACCCGCAGTCGGTCGTGCATTCGCTGGTCGAATATGTGGACGGCTCGGTCCTGGCGCAGCTCGGCACGCCGGACATGCGCACGCCGATCGCCTACGCGCTCGGCTGGCCGGCGCGCATCCCGACGCCCGCCGAACGGCTTGACCTCGTCAAGGCCGCAACCTTGACCTTCGAGGCGCCGGACCCCGAGCGATTCCCGGCCCTGAGGCTCGCCCGGGCCGCCTTGCAAAGCGGTGGGGGCGCTCCTACTATTCTCAGTGCCGCCAACGAGGTGGCCGTGCAGGCGTTTCTCGACCGCCGGATCGGCTTTCTCGACATCGAACGGATCGTCGAGGGGGTGTTGGGCACGCTGCCGCACCGGCCGCTCCGCGACCTGGGCGCGGTGCGCGACACCGATGCCGAGGCGCGCCGCGTGGCGGCCGAGCGGGTCGAGGCGCTGGCACGCTGA
- a CDS encoding phosphatidate cytidylyltransferase: MKSSTDGNVASAQPPAPAKSGDLKTRAISALVLAPLVLAAVWAGGWIFHALIALGAVASAVEWGNLVPCRRKGAAIALSVAGVLLALAAQIAAGPWAAVVVALLATAGVAIASGGPDRGLSGGGVLYIVAGLAGLMWLRDDPESGLALFLFTMLGVWATDIGAYAAGRSIGGPKLAPRISPKKTWAGLIGGMASSALVGWGVALAAGAQRPLLALAVGAVLAVVAQAGDLFESAVKRRYNVKDSGHLIPGHGGILDRIDGLLSAAPVLALFHATIGTAIAWW; the protein is encoded by the coding sequence TTGAAGAGTTCCACCGACGGGAACGTCGCTTCGGCGCAACCACCGGCACCCGCTAAATCCGGCGACCTGAAGACGCGCGCCATCTCGGCGCTCGTCCTGGCTCCGCTCGTCCTGGCCGCGGTCTGGGCCGGCGGCTGGATTTTCCACGCCCTGATCGCGCTTGGTGCCGTGGCCTCCGCTGTGGAGTGGGGCAACCTCGTTCCCTGCCGCCGCAAGGGTGCCGCCATCGCGTTATCGGTGGCCGGCGTCCTGCTGGCTCTCGCCGCGCAGATCGCCGCCGGGCCCTGGGCGGCCGTCGTCGTCGCCCTCCTGGCCACGGCCGGCGTGGCGATTGCCTCGGGCGGGCCGGACCGTGGCTTGTCCGGTGGCGGTGTTCTCTACATCGTGGCCGGTCTGGCCGGGCTGATGTGGCTGCGCGACGATCCGGAGTCCGGCCTCGCGCTGTTCCTCTTCACCATGCTGGGCGTCTGGGCGACCGACATCGGCGCCTACGCCGCCGGCCGCAGCATCGGCGGGCCGAAGCTGGCCCCGCGCATCAGCCCGAAGAAGACCTGGGCCGGCCTGATCGGCGGTATGGCCTCCTCTGCCCTGGTGGGGTGGGGGGTAGCTCTGGCGGCGGGCGCGCAGCGACCGCTGCTGGCTCTTGCGGTGGGCGCCGTCCTGGCCGTGGTGGCGCAGGCGGGCGACCTCTTCGAATCCGCGGTCAAGCGCCGTTACAACGTGAAGGACAGCGGCCATCTCATTCCTGGTCACGGGGGAATCCTGGACCGCATCGACGGGCTGCTGTCTGCCGCCCCGGTGCTGGCCCTGTTCCACGCGACCATCGGCACGGCAATCGCATGGTGGTGA